One segment of Metallosphaera cuprina Ar-4 DNA contains the following:
- a CDS encoding arsenate reductase (azurin) small subunit: MSKDKDKGSVDPNRRAVVIGGAAAVAGVAAGIVIGGNAFPRLLKETVIEKQPEIVTKTETVTKTVQVQQTYQKQLIANYNSLSVGKPVTTSYMGYTITVVRTGVKSIGGVGPNGDVVAFSNVCVHMGGPVQYDPTTNCGVCPYHYSQYDFTRGGMQVMGHPNQFLPQIILEYDSNTGNIYALGFNRLLYGVYDNIAQASPESS, translated from the coding sequence ATGAGCAAGGACAAAGATAAAGGCTCCGTTGATCCCAACAGGAGAGCGGTAGTTATAGGTGGAGCTGCAGCTGTAGCCGGCGTAGCCGCGGGCATAGTAATAGGTGGTAATGCCTTCCCTAGGCTTCTAAAGGAGACGGTCATAGAGAAACAGCCCGAGATAGTTACCAAAACGGAAACCGTTACTAAGACAGTTCAGGTTCAGCAAACTTACCAGAAGCAGCTGATAGCAAATTATAACTCTTTAAGTGTGGGAAAGCCAGTGACGACGTCTTACATGGGATACACCATTACTGTAGTAAGGACGGGCGTTAAATCAATAGGTGGTGTAGGTCCTAATGGTGATGTTGTAGCTTTCAGTAACGTTTGTGTCCATATGGGCGGACCAGTTCAGTACGATCCTACAACTAACTGTGGAGTGTGCCCCTATCATTACTCCCAATACGATTTCACTAGAGGAGGGATGCAGGTGATGGGTCATCCAAATCAGTTCCTTCCACAGATAATCTTGGAATACGACAGCAACACCGGTAACATATACGCTTTAGGGTTCAACAGGTTGCTTTACGGGGTATACGATAACATAGCTCAAGCCTCTCCCGAGAGCTCCTAA